The Coprobacter tertius genome includes a region encoding these proteins:
- the greA gene encoding transcription elongation factor GreA yields the protein MAISYMTEEGYKKMMEEIAYLETVKRAEISRQIAEARDKGDLSENAEYDAAKEAQGMLEMKISQLKDKVANARLIDDSKLNTHTVQILNKVKIKNTKNNATMEYMLVSESEANLKEGKIAVNTPIGKGLLGKKVGDVVEIQVPSGVMTFEVIDISI from the coding sequence ATGGCAATCAGTTACATGACCGAAGAAGGTTATAAGAAGATGATGGAAGAGATAGCGTATCTCGAAACGGTAAAACGAGCTGAAATATCAAGACAAATAGCCGAAGCACGAGACAAAGGCGATCTTTCTGAAAACGCAGAATACGATGCGGCAAAAGAAGCTCAGGGAATGCTCGAAATGAAAATATCCCAATTAAAAGATAAGGTAGCCAACGCTAGACTGATCGATGATTCGAAACTGAACACACATACCGTTCAGATACTGAATAAAGTGAAAATAAAAAACACGAAGAATAACGCTACCATGGAATACATGCTGGTTTCTGAAAGCGAAGCTAATTTGAAAGAAGGAAAAATCGCCGTAAATACTCCTATAGGAAAAGGACTATTAGGTAAAAAAGTAGGCGATGTAGTAGAAATACAAGTACCATCGGGAGTGATGACATTCGAAGTAATCGATATCTCGATATAA
- the rbfA gene encoding 30S ribosome-binding factor RbfA encodes METTRQSKIGRLLQKDLSDIFLNETRKTHGTLISVSVVRVSPDLSVAKVYLSIFPPEKSADILESIRSNAKSIRYELAQRVRFQLRKTPELMFFLDDSLDYIENIDSLLNK; translated from the coding sequence ATGGAAACGACGAGACAAAGTAAAATCGGTCGGTTGCTGCAGAAAGATTTGAGCGACATTTTTTTGAATGAGACCCGCAAAACACACGGTACGTTGATATCGGTGAGTGTCGTGCGGGTGAGTCCCGATTTGAGTGTGGCTAAGGTTTATCTTAGTATCTTTCCTCCAGAAAAGAGTGCCGATATATTAGAATCGATACGATCCAATGCAAAAAGTATTCGTTACGAGCTGGCTCAGCGAGTTAGGTTTCAGTTGCGTAAAACTCCCGAATTGATGTTCTTTCTCGATGATTCGCTCGATTATATCGAAAATATCGATTCACTGCTCAATAAATAA
- the pyk gene encoding pyruvate kinase: MSKHTKIVATVSDLRCDVDFVRALYENGMNVVRMNSAHLTADGFNKIINNVRAVSNKIGILMDTKGPEMRTTTIENEGRVTFVSGDIVKMVGNPDIPTTKECIAISYPNFVNDLSLGSHILIDDGEIEFRVIEKHSDYLLCEAQNEGELGSRKSVNVPGVRINLPSLTEKDKRNIMFAIEHNIDFIAHSFVRNKHDVLDIQKILDANNSDIKIIAKIENQEGVDNIDEIIEVAYGVMIARGDLGIEVPQEKIPGIQRILIKKCIQAKKPVIVATQMLHSMIKNPRPTRAEVTDIANAIYYRTDALMLSGETAYGKYPVEAIATMSKVAEEAEKTKLSDNDIRVITPEVGLDVTSFLAKQAVKSSVKLGTKAIITDSYTGRTARYVAAYRGKYPVLAICYRERTMRELSLSYGVYPMFQHETRTSREYLFRGLNLLIERGWLTREDLIAYVGGAFGEGGGSTFLEINSVGKVLADYKHYVLPNLEESDR, translated from the coding sequence ATGTCTAAACACACCAAGATTGTAGCCACAGTTTCTGATCTCAGATGTGATGTCGATTTCGTTCGTGCGCTTTATGAGAACGGTATGAATGTGGTGCGAATGAATTCGGCCCATCTGACAGCCGATGGTTTTAATAAAATAATAAATAATGTTCGTGCGGTTTCTAATAAGATAGGAATTCTTATGGATACTAAAGGCCCCGAAATGCGAACGACGACTATAGAAAACGAAGGTCGTGTAACATTTGTTTCGGGTGATATTGTAAAAATGGTAGGAAATCCCGATATTCCCACGACCAAAGAATGTATAGCTATATCTTATCCCAATTTTGTAAACGACTTGTCTTTGGGAAGCCATATTCTTATTGATGATGGCGAGATAGAGTTTAGAGTAATCGAGAAACATTCCGATTACTTGCTTTGTGAAGCCCAGAATGAGGGTGAATTGGGCTCGCGCAAAAGTGTAAATGTGCCGGGAGTACGTATTAATTTACCTTCGCTTACCGAAAAAGATAAAAGAAATATTATGTTTGCGATCGAACATAATATCGATTTTATTGCACACTCGTTTGTAAGGAATAAACATGATGTCCTCGATATACAAAAAATTCTCGATGCTAATAATAGTGATATCAAGATTATTGCAAAAATCGAAAATCAAGAAGGAGTAGATAACATCGATGAAATTATCGAAGTGGCTTATGGCGTCATGATTGCCCGTGGTGACTTGGGTATAGAAGTTCCTCAGGAAAAAATACCGGGGATACAGCGAATACTCATTAAGAAGTGTATTCAGGCTAAGAAACCGGTTATTGTCGCTACCCAGATGTTGCATTCCATGATAAAAAATCCGCGTCCTACCCGGGCCGAGGTTACAGATATTGCAAATGCGATATATTACCGTACCGATGCCCTTATGCTAAGTGGTGAGACGGCATACGGGAAATATCCGGTAGAAGCGATTGCGACAATGTCGAAAGTTGCCGAAGAAGCCGAAAAAACCAAGCTATCAGATAATGATATTCGTGTAATTACTCCGGAGGTAGGTCTCGATGTTACTTCGTTTTTAGCTAAGCAGGCTGTAAAATCCTCTGTAAAATTGGGAACTAAAGCGATTATAACCGACAGTTATACGGGTCGTACCGCTCGTTATGTAGCTGCATACAGAGGCAAATATCCGGTACTGGCTATATGTTATCGCGAACGTACGATGCGTGAATTATCCCTTTCGTATGGAGTGTACCCGATGTTTCAGCATGAGACTCGAACTTCGAGAGAATATCTTTTCCGGGGGCTTAATTTGCTGATCGAGCGGGGATGGCTTACCCGGGAAGATCTTATTGCCTATGTCGGTGGAGCTTTTGGTGAAGGTGGCGGCTCTACTTTCCTCGAAATAAATTCAGTAGGTAAAGTATTGGCTGATTATAAACATTACGTGCTTCCCAATCTCGAAGAAAGCGACCGGTAA
- a CDS encoding thioredoxin-like domain-containing protein has protein sequence MKKYSILFIFGILLCSCHNDKFTVKGTISGADGKTLYLEASEITRNLILDSVKLDAGGEYKFSAPAPQYPEFYRLRIGNAHIDFSVDSTETVTIDSQFPGFASDYRVSGSESSEKMKIVSQASQALKEKTDKAMVDMKMPGVDQRLITEKFLDDIADYKKEMNQILYSNPRSAVAYYIIFQQIDGKSIYDPYDKEDSKAIRAVATQYDFFYKESVRAKQLHKMAIEALAEMRAAENSIRVDTTSGAIDISLPDEYGHIQKLSSLKGNVVLLDFTAYQTDYSPQYNITLANIYKKYKDKGFEIYQVSLDNDENFWKVSASNLPWISVWDADSQSSRNAALYNVQKLPTSFLLDRNGSIKTRVESMKSLENEIKKLL, from the coding sequence ATGAAAAAATACAGTATTCTTTTTATTTTCGGAATTCTGCTTTGTTCTTGTCACAACGATAAGTTTACGGTAAAAGGGACTATTTCGGGTGCCGATGGAAAAACCTTATATCTCGAAGCCTCAGAAATTACCCGTAACCTTATTCTCGATTCTGTAAAACTTGATGCCGGAGGAGAATATAAGTTCAGCGCACCGGCTCCCCAATACCCAGAATTCTACCGTTTACGTATCGGAAACGCTCATATCGATTTTTCGGTTGATTCTACCGAAACGGTTACGATCGATTCTCAATTTCCCGGATTTGCATCTGATTACCGCGTATCGGGATCCGAAAGCAGTGAAAAAATGAAAATTGTTTCGCAGGCAAGTCAGGCTTTAAAAGAAAAAACCGATAAAGCCATGGTCGATATGAAAATGCCCGGAGTTGACCAACGGCTAATTACTGAAAAATTTTTGGATGATATCGCCGACTATAAAAAAGAAATGAATCAAATCCTTTACAGCAATCCCAGGTCGGCTGTCGCTTATTATATTATTTTTCAGCAAATCGACGGAAAATCGATATATGATCCCTATGATAAAGAAGATAGTAAAGCCATAAGAGCGGTGGCTACACAATACGACTTTTTCTATAAAGAATCGGTGCGTGCAAAACAACTCCATAAAATGGCAATCGAAGCATTAGCCGAAATGCGCGCTGCTGAAAATTCAATCCGTGTTGACACGACCTCGGGCGCCATCGATATATCGCTTCCCGACGAATACGGCCATATCCAAAAATTATCCTCTCTGAAAGGGAACGTAGTATTATTGGATTTTACTGCCTATCAAACCGACTATTCTCCTCAGTATAATATTACTTTGGCCAACATATATAAAAAATATAAAGACAAAGGTTTTGAAATCTACCAAGTATCTCTCGATAACGATGAGAATTTCTGGAAAGTATCGGCCTCGAACTTACCCTGGATCAGTGTATGGGATGCAGACAGCCAAAGTTCACGTAACGCCGCTTTATATAATGTGCAAAAGTTACCGACTTCGTTCCTGCTCGATCGTAATGGTTCGATAAAAACACGAGTAGAATCGATGAAATCACTCGAAAACGAAATAAAGAAACTATTATAA
- the aroQ gene encoding type II 3-dehydroquinate dehydratase, protein MNILIINGPNLNLLGKREKSVYGESSFENYLDRLRECYPQHNLRYFQSNVEGFIIDEIHRVGFDIDGIILNAGAYTHTSIAISDAIRAVPAPVIEVHISNIHNRETYRHVSMIAAACKGSIIGFGLDSYRLAVESLVGSL, encoded by the coding sequence ATGAATATACTAATAATCAATGGTCCAAATCTTAATTTATTAGGGAAACGAGAGAAAAGTGTGTATGGCGAGTCTTCATTCGAAAATTATCTCGATCGGCTTCGAGAATGTTATCCCCAACATAACCTTCGGTATTTTCAGTCCAATGTAGAGGGTTTTATTATCGATGAAATACATCGGGTCGGGTTCGATATCGATGGTATCATTCTTAATGCCGGGGCATATACACATACTTCAATAGCTATTTCCGATGCGATAAGGGCAGTTCCGGCTCCTGTTATCGAGGTCCATATTTCAAATATCCACAATAGAGAAACTTACAGGCATGTTTCGATGATTGCCGCAGCATGCAAAGGTTCGATTATCGGTTTCGGCCTCGATTCTTATCGTTTAGCGGTTGAGTCGCTTGTCGGTAGTTTGTAA
- a CDS encoding FtsX-like permease family protein, translating into MGLSFTIARRYLFSKKSHSAINTISIVSVCGVAITTMALICTLSVYNGFQDLIASLYSTLDPQVKIELVKGKTFDTSQPVFGEVEKWPEIEEWSPVLEENVLLVYRDKQMPALMKGVPDNFGKLTQIDRILLDGEFMLRDSIVRYATIGVGVANRLEAGAHYLHPLKVYAPRRKGKVNMANPAASFNEGTLFTTAVFSVNQPEYDDQVAIVPLDFAREILDYKTEASAIEIKLVDGVNEKAFIDKLQSRLGIGFVVKDRMQQQETSFRMMQIEKWMTFLILAFILMIATFNVIGSLSMLIIDKKDDIKTLQSMGADDKLISRIFLTEGWLISAIGAGLGLAVGILLCFLQQEFGLLRLGQTAGAFVVDSYPVKIEWIDSVAVLLVVAILGFLAAWYPVKYLRKKLL; encoded by the coding sequence ATGGGACTTTCTTTTACCATTGCGCGGCGTTATTTGTTTTCGAAGAAATCACATAGTGCTATCAATACCATATCGATCGTTTCGGTATGTGGTGTGGCTATTACCACGATGGCGCTTATTTGTACGTTATCGGTATATAACGGATTTCAGGATTTAATCGCATCGTTGTATTCGACTCTCGATCCACAAGTAAAAATCGAGTTGGTAAAAGGGAAAACATTCGATACCTCTCAACCGGTTTTTGGTGAAGTCGAAAAATGGCCTGAAATCGAAGAATGGTCCCCTGTACTTGAAGAAAACGTATTGCTTGTTTACCGAGACAAACAGATGCCTGCGTTAATGAAGGGGGTGCCCGATAATTTCGGAAAGCTTACCCAAATCGACCGTATTTTGCTCGATGGTGAGTTTATGCTTCGAGATTCTATTGTCAGATATGCTACCATAGGAGTAGGGGTTGCTAATCGTCTCGAAGCAGGAGCGCATTACCTGCATCCATTAAAAGTGTATGCCCCTCGTCGTAAAGGAAAAGTGAATATGGCCAATCCGGCTGCATCTTTTAACGAGGGAACTCTTTTTACCACAGCTGTTTTCAGTGTTAATCAGCCCGAATATGACGATCAGGTCGCCATTGTCCCTTTAGATTTTGCGAGAGAAATACTCGATTATAAGACTGAAGCTTCAGCAATCGAGATTAAACTTGTCGATGGAGTAAATGAAAAAGCATTTATCGATAAATTACAGAGTCGTTTGGGTATAGGATTTGTCGTAAAAGATCGTATGCAGCAGCAAGAAACTTCGTTTAGAATGATGCAGATCGAGAAATGGATGACATTCCTTATTTTAGCATTTATTTTAATGATTGCGACATTTAATGTAATCGGTTCGTTATCGATGTTGATTATCGATAAGAAAGACGATATAAAAACACTGCAAAGTATGGGTGCCGATGACAAGTTGATATCCCGTATATTTTTAACAGAAGGCTGGTTGATTTCGGCTATAGGTGCAGGTCTCGGTCTTGCCGTGGGAATACTGCTGTGTTTTCTGCAACAAGAATTCGGGTTGTTGCGTTTGGGACAAACTGCCGGCGCTTTCGTAGTCGACTCCTATCCTGTTAAAATAGAATGGATCGATTCGGTTGCAGTGCTTCTTGTCGTTGCAATACTTGGTTTTCTGGCTGCCTGGTATCCGGTTAAGTACTTACGGAAAAAATTGTTGTAA
- the xerD gene encoding site-specific tyrosine recombinase XerD, with protein MSLKKENILNEYISFLKLEKGLSDNTINGYLLDLQKLITFIGSGILNTETIEKTDIHQFIYQLQDTGIHPRSQARILSGIKSFYRFLITQEYIDHDPTELIEGPKLGLHLPEILSVTEIDRLSSSFDMSLPESQRNRAIIEVLYGCGLRVSELIGLKISQIFAKEEFIIVEGKGDKQRLVPISQRALQEINLYLEDRKHLNIKKGDEDILFLNRRGGHLTRVMIFYIIKKQCEICGIKKKISPHTLRHSFATHLLEGGANLRAIQQMLGHESITTTEVYVHLDKEFIRSEILNHHPRNMKGKQ; from the coding sequence ATGTCACTAAAAAAAGAGAACATATTGAATGAATATATTTCATTTCTGAAACTCGAAAAAGGGTTGTCGGACAATACGATAAACGGTTATCTGCTCGATTTGCAAAAACTTATCACCTTTATAGGATCGGGAATATTAAACACCGAGACCATAGAAAAAACTGATATACACCAATTTATCTACCAATTACAAGACACCGGAATACACCCTCGTTCTCAAGCCCGTATTTTATCGGGAATAAAATCGTTTTACCGATTTCTCATTACACAGGAATACATCGACCATGACCCGACCGAACTTATCGAAGGTCCAAAACTCGGCCTACACCTTCCTGAAATTCTCAGTGTAACCGAAATCGATCGCCTCAGCAGCTCTTTCGACATGTCGTTACCAGAAAGTCAGCGTAACCGGGCAATCATTGAGGTCCTATATGGATGCGGACTGCGAGTATCGGAATTAATCGGATTGAAAATCTCCCAAATATTTGCTAAAGAAGAGTTTATCATTGTCGAAGGAAAAGGGGACAAACAAAGGCTGGTACCAATTTCACAAAGAGCCCTACAAGAAATAAACCTTTATCTCGAAGACCGTAAACACCTGAATATAAAAAAAGGCGACGAAGATATTCTTTTTCTCAATCGGCGCGGTGGTCATCTGACCCGAGTCATGATTTTTTACATCATAAAGAAACAATGTGAAATATGCGGCATAAAGAAAAAAATAAGCCCGCATACCTTACGCCATTCATTCGCTACACATTTACTCGAAGGCGGTGCCAATTTAAGAGCTATACAACAAATGCTGGGACACGAAAGCATTACAACCACCGAAGTATATGTACATCTCGATAAAGAATTCATTCGCAGCGAAATTCTCAACCACCATCCCCGAAATATGAAAGGCAAGCAGTAA
- a CDS encoding O-methyltransferase, translated as MTDEIEDYILAHSDAEGELLRKLNRDTHVNMLRPRMLSGHLQGRILKMLCRMISPKYVLELGTFTGYSALCMAEGMEDDSELHTVEADDEVEDFTRSYFERSPYKDRIYFHIGDAMEVVPSIDRIFDMVFIDADKRHYIDYYHLVFDKVKPGGFILADNTLWDGKVIDSKAHDPQTKGILRFNDLVAADDRVEKVILPLRDGLTLIRKK; from the coding sequence ATGACGGATGAGATAGAAGATTATATACTTGCGCATAGTGATGCAGAGGGTGAATTGCTTCGTAAACTTAATCGTGACACGCATGTAAATATGCTTAGGCCACGCATGTTATCGGGCCATTTACAGGGGCGAATTCTTAAAATGTTGTGTCGTATGATTTCTCCTAAGTATGTACTCGAATTAGGTACGTTTACCGGATATTCGGCATTGTGTATGGCTGAAGGAATGGAGGATGACAGTGAACTCCATACGGTCGAAGCCGATGATGAGGTAGAAGATTTTACTCGGTCATACTTCGAACGATCCCCTTATAAAGACCGTATTTATTTTCATATCGGAGATGCTATGGAAGTCGTTCCTTCGATAGACCGTATATTCGATATGGTATTTATCGATGCCGATAAACGACATTATATCGATTATTACCATTTAGTTTTCGATAAAGTAAAACCGGGTGGGTTTATACTTGCCGACAATACCTTGTGGGACGGAAAAGTTATTGATTCTAAAGCTCATGATCCCCAAACGAAAGGAATTTTGCGTTTTAACGATTTGGTGGCTGCCGATGACCGGGTTGAAAAAGTAATACTTCCGTTGAGGGATGGTTTAACCCTGATCCGGAAAAAATAA
- a CDS encoding tetratricopeptide repeat protein — protein MNKKLYLPLLLAFMVAFVGCKKMGALSPDYFTVTPNPLEVIGGEVPATITGNFPEKYFKKKATVTVTPYLVYEGGETAGTSYTYQGEKVVGNNQTISYKMGGNITMKTTFKYIPAMRKSDLYLDFTVKSGSKSYQLPRVKVAEGVISTAEICDPNALTPALAADKFQRIIKENYQADIMFLIQQANLRSSELNSNQMKDYQNNVKAAAEAPNKKITGVNISSYASPDGGMELNTKLAQAREDNTTKYLKQQMKKDAVNADLTGEFTAEDWEGFKELVEKSNIQDKDLILRVLSMYKDPEQREREIKNMSSTFKILAEEILPKLRYSRITASIDVIGKSDAEISKLAASDPKSLSVDELLYAATLTNSLSEKESIYKKATEIYPNDYRGYNNVGLICFEKGDINAAENWFNKANKIAPNTPEVQMNLGLIELTKDEFAKAEQAFGKSAGSEGLNEALGVLYLQRGEYAKAARAFGDAKSNNAALAQILTKDYNKAKNTLAGVSEPNATTYYLMAVIGARTNNEKAVTDNLNKAIKLDSNMAKQAATDLEFAKYDISSIAK, from the coding sequence ATGAACAAGAAACTTTATTTACCCTTATTATTAGCCTTTATGGTAGCATTTGTAGGGTGTAAAAAAATGGGGGCACTCTCTCCCGATTATTTTACCGTTACTCCCAATCCTTTGGAAGTGATCGGTGGTGAGGTTCCGGCAACAATTACCGGTAATTTCCCCGAAAAGTATTTCAAGAAAAAAGCTACTGTTACAGTAACTCCTTATCTGGTATACGAAGGTGGCGAAACAGCTGGTACTTCTTATACATATCAGGGAGAGAAAGTAGTAGGTAATAACCAAACTATTTCTTACAAAATGGGTGGTAACATTACGATGAAAACTACTTTTAAATATATCCCGGCTATGAGAAAATCGGATTTATATCTTGATTTCACGGTTAAAAGCGGGTCCAAATCATATCAGCTTCCGCGTGTAAAAGTCGCTGAAGGTGTTATTTCTACAGCTGAAATTTGCGATCCCAATGCTTTAACTCCAGCCTTAGCTGCAGATAAATTCCAACGTATTATCAAAGAAAACTATCAGGCCGACATTATGTTCCTCATCCAACAAGCTAACTTGCGCAGCAGCGAGCTGAACAGCAACCAGATGAAGGATTACCAAAACAATGTTAAAGCCGCTGCTGAAGCTCCCAACAAAAAAATCACCGGTGTAAACATTTCTTCTTATGCTTCTCCTGACGGTGGAATGGAATTAAACACTAAACTGGCACAAGCTCGTGAAGATAATACAACAAAATATCTGAAACAACAGATGAAAAAAGATGCTGTAAATGCTGACCTTACCGGTGAATTTACAGCTGAAGACTGGGAAGGTTTCAAAGAATTGGTTGAAAAATCGAATATTCAAGATAAAGATCTTATCCTCCGCGTTTTGTCAATGTACAAAGATCCGGAACAAAGAGAACGTGAAATCAAAAACATGTCTTCTACATTTAAAATTCTCGCCGAAGAGATTCTTCCTAAACTGCGTTATTCAAGAATTACAGCTTCTATCGATGTTATCGGAAAATCGGATGCTGAAATCAGCAAACTAGCTGCTTCCGATCCTAAATCTCTTTCGGTAGATGAACTGTTGTATGCTGCAACTCTGACGAACTCTCTTTCTGAAAAAGAATCTATTTATAAGAAAGCTACCGAAATTTATCCGAACGACTACCGCGGTTATAACAACGTAGGTTTGATTTGTTTCGAAAAAGGCGATATCAATGCTGCTGAAAACTGGTTTAACAAAGCAAATAAGATCGCTCCCAATACCCCGGAAGTACAGATGAATTTAGGCTTGATCGAATTGACTAAAGACGAATTCGCAAAAGCTGAACAGGCATTCGGTAAATCAGCTGGTTCTGAAGGTTTGAACGAAGCTCTGGGTGTATTATATCTGCAAAGAGGCGAATATGCCAAAGCCGCTCGTGCTTTTGGCGACGCAAAGAGCAACAATGCTGCTTTGGCTCAGATACTTACCAAAGATTACAACAAAGCTAAAAATACTTTGGCTGGCGTAAGCGAACCCAATGCTACGACTTATTATCTGATGGCTGTAATCGGTGCACGCACCAACAACGAAAAAGCTGTTACAGATAATTTGAACAAAGCAATCAAGCTCGACAGCAACATGGCTAAACAAGCTGCTACCGATCTTGAATTTGCAAAATACGATATCTCGTCTATTGCGAAATAA
- a CDS encoding HIT family protein, with protein sequence MPTIFSRIVAGEIPSYKVAENDRYYAFLDINPVVKGHTLVIPKHEGDYLFDMEDEDLASFTLFAKKVAKAIEKAIPCKRVGIAVMGLEVPHTHIHLIPINKESDMYFSKEKLSLAPEEMKRIADAISAKME encoded by the coding sequence ATGCCTACAATATTCAGCCGTATCGTTGCGGGAGAGATTCCCAGTTATAAAGTCGCAGAAAACGACCGTTATTACGCATTCCTCGATATCAATCCTGTCGTAAAAGGACATACACTCGTTATCCCGAAACATGAGGGAGATTATTTATTCGACATGGAAGATGAAGATCTGGCATCTTTCACTCTATTTGCCAAAAAAGTAGCGAAGGCCATCGAGAAAGCGATTCCCTGCAAACGCGTGGGAATAGCTGTTATGGGATTAGAAGTTCCTCATACCCACATACACCTGATTCCCATAAATAAAGAATCGGATATGTATTTTTCGAAAGAAAAACTCTCTCTCGCCCCGGAAGAAATGAAACGGATTGCAGACGCGATCTCCGCCAAAATGGAATAG